In a single window of the Arachis hypogaea cultivar Tifrunner chromosome 6, arahy.Tifrunner.gnm2.J5K5, whole genome shotgun sequence genome:
- the LOC112805833 gene encoding putative fasciclin-like arabinogalactan protein 20 has product MEKINLFTLRTPLFLVTVVSLLFPSAASSTEALLTLAVQTLTDAGFLSMALTLRLASPSIPLPSANNATVFVPPNAAFIRSGPLPLSLLKYHILPDRLPLQNLSSLQPNTPLPTLLPNSYLSITSSSSNKLSLNDVVVSKTPIFDDGSLLLLAIDDFFNSSSLQELESEPARTNAETFAAVTEVLKSNGCSVMATFLDAQLSTEFGDERKFTIFAPLDEAFAVNGVRNIGDYSTIFRKHVVPKLITWRDLIRLPNESLLPTFSDGFEINVTVSPRMRFLNGVLVAVPDMFRSDLVVVHGIHGLLDSNRVEQCHSAMC; this is encoded by the coding sequence ATGGAAAAGATTAATCTTTTCACGCTACGCACTCCTCTCTTCCTCGTCACCGTCGTCAGCCTCCTGTTCCCCTCTGCCGCATCCTCCACCGAGGCCCTCCTTACCCTGGCGGTGCAAACTCTAACCGACGCCGGCTTCCTTTCCATGGCCCTCACCCTCCGCCTCGCGTCCCCTTCCATCCCCCTCCCTTCCGCCAACAACGCCACCGTCTTCGTCCCCCCAAACGCCGCCTTCATCCGCTCCGGCCCGCTCCCGCTCTCACTCCTCAAATACCACATCCTCCCCGACAGGCTCCCACTCCAAAACCTCTCATCTCTCCAACCAAACACGCCCTTACCCACTCTGCTCCCAAATTCCTATCTCAGCATTACCTCTTCCTCCTCCAACAAACTTTCCCTAAACGACGTCGTCGTTTCCAAGACACCAATCTTCGACGACGGTTCATTACTCTTGCTCGCAATCGACGACTTCTTCAACTCATCTTCGCTCCAAGAATTAGAATCCGAACCCGCCCGTACTAACGCCGAAACGTTTGCCGCCGTCACCGAAGTCTTGAAATCTAACGGCTGCTCCGTTATGGCCACGTTTCTTGATGCTCAGCTTTCGACGGAGTTTGGTGATGAGAGGAAGTTCACGATCTTCGCGCCGTTAGATGAGGCGTTCGCCGTTAACGGCGTGAGGAATATCGGCGATTACTCTACGATTTTCCGCAAGCACGTCGTGCCGAAGCTGATTACATGGCGCGATCTGATTCGTCTCCCTAACGAGTCTCTGCTGCCGACGTTCTCCGACGGGTTTGAGATCAATGTGACGGTTTCTCCGAGGATGCGGTTCCTCAACGGTGTTCTGGTGGCGGTTCCGGACATGTTTCGCAGCGATCTCGTCGTCGTTCATGGAATTCATGGCTTACTTGATAGCAATAGAGTGGAACAGTGCCACAGTGCTATGTGCTGA